The following proteins are co-located in the Halarcobacter sp. genome:
- a CDS encoding AI-2E family transporter gives MKGKKHNKFQQAFILILLFTVLMGFIGMIKEFLIALVLAAIFAGILYPFYNKILLYVKNKSALAASTVLIISILAVGLPLTILTGMVTNEAIQFSEKTTPIVKEILDEKFSLSEQLPSWIPLQDKFDSINETLLKKASDATSTIGSWLVSSLSSATKGTAGFLMSLFIMFYAIFYFLINGQKLLDSLSSLVPLSKNDYEELMNRGLMVTKASLKGIIIIGFIQGLLISLSFWVIGLNGPVFWGSVVFLLSAVPGLGAPIVWLPAVIYLLITGSIGWGIALAIWGIIVVGLVDNLLRPWIVGNDAKLPDLVILVSILGGIITFGPVGIILGPVIAALLDTVLNIYKKSFK, from the coding sequence ATGAAAGGCAAAAAACACAATAAATTTCAACAAGCTTTTATATTAATATTGTTGTTTACAGTTCTTATGGGTTTTATTGGAATGATTAAAGAGTTTCTAATAGCTCTTGTACTTGCTGCAATCTTTGCAGGTATATTGTATCCTTTTTATAACAAAATTCTTTTATATGTGAAAAACAAATCTGCTTTGGCAGCATCTACTGTACTAATAATATCAATTTTGGCTGTAGGTTTACCATTGACAATACTTACAGGCATGGTAACAAATGAAGCGATACAATTTAGTGAAAAAACAACTCCTATAGTAAAAGAGATTTTAGATGAGAAGTTCTCACTAAGTGAACAATTACCTAGTTGGATACCATTACAAGATAAGTTTGATTCTATAAATGAGACTCTTCTTAAAAAAGCTTCTGATGCAACTAGTACAATAGGAAGTTGGCTAGTATCAAGTTTATCTAGTGCAACAAAAGGAACTGCGGGATTTCTTATGAGTTTATTTATTATGTTTTATGCAATATTTTATTTTTTAATAAATGGACAAAAACTGCTAGATTCTCTCTCTTCTTTAGTGCCTCTTTCAAAAAATGATTATGAAGAACTTATGAATCGTGGACTTATGGTAACTAAGGCATCACTAAAAGGTATAATTATAATTGGATTTATTCAAGGTCTATTGATTTCTTTAAGTTTCTGGGTTATAGGACTTAATGGACCAGTATTTTGGGGAAGTGTAGTTTTTCTTCTTTCTGCTGTTCCAGGATTGGGTGCACCTATAGTTTGGTTACCTGCTGTAATCTACTTATTGATAACAGGTAGTATTGGATGGGGAATTGCTCTTGCTATATGGGGAATAATAGTAGTGGGCTTAGTAGATAATCTTCTAAGACCTTGGATTGTTGGAAATGATGCGAAACTACCTGATCTAGTGATACTTGTATCAATACTTGGTGGAATAATAACCTTTGGTCCTGTAGGTATTATCTTAGGTCCAGTAATAGCTGCACTTTTAGATACAGTTTTAAATATATATAAAAAGAGTTTTAAATAA
- a CDS encoding diguanylate cyclase translates to MEKKDLLNRVFLVVVFIIFELVLLYEIGVFYDDESNKILKQSLKKVETQYKTINKSLNNLADSTFIGFIDRPDIKEAFKDRDREKLFNLLNDTYKYLSSLGFKQVHFHLPDNTSFLRMHKPEKYGDNLSSFRYSVEYVNRFKKSIHGLETGRVLPGMRNVYPIFLNENYIGSVEMSFGIEKVENEIEKIYTDIYTHFLIKKDKFDKTVFDEYKVYYKDSIENQEYVQLKRVANKDFFEAINFNKQFLENIQLNMKEKVAFNLDLALGHSYKEQIKHKHYVVSFLPILNVKEDNTMYFVFYEYNNSLKVIESHRLNKKILFSILLIGIFLFIYQMMRNREITLKAKRYIEKEKAKYKDLMSIASDGIHIMDTNGNVYEANKSFAKMLGYNSKEILSLNVRDFEAKFTEEEIPKKINKLLEMPQTFNTEHRRKDGTVFDVQVSAKKVEIDGEIYLYASTRDITEERNEYKKLEKFIELQDNIVIITNSKQLSFANKKFFQFTGFKTLDNFNKNFQCICDLFVENDRFFHLGKLKENENWIEHIEKLPHSKRVVGILMYDYNLHAFAVTVNKFEDNLYILSFTDITQTMLNHIELEDKTIHDKLTSAYNREYFEQHTPDIIKSFVVDGFSLGIAFLDIDHFKRVNDTFGHDVGDEVLIHFVKTIQKYSRENDILIRWGGEEFILFLRVNSKEGLEKALEHLRKVIELEIFPVIENITCSIGASVYKEDEDIYQTIKRADEAVYVAKNNGRNRVEIN, encoded by the coding sequence TTGGAAAAAAAAGACTTATTAAATAGAGTATTTCTTGTTGTTGTTTTTATTATTTTTGAATTGGTACTTTTATATGAAATAGGGGTTTTCTATGATGATGAAAGTAACAAAATTTTAAAACAAAGTTTAAAAAAAGTAGAAACTCAATATAAAACTATAAATAAGTCACTTAACAATTTAGCTGATAGTACTTTTATTGGTTTTATTGATAGACCTGATATAAAAGAAGCTTTTAAAGATAGAGATAGAGAAAAGTTATTTAATTTATTAAATGACACCTACAAATATCTTTCATCTTTAGGATTTAAGCAAGTTCATTTTCATCTACCAGATAATACTTCATTTTTAAGAATGCACAAACCAGAAAAGTATGGAGACAATCTTAGTTCTTTTAGATATTCAGTTGAATATGTTAATAGATTTAAAAAAAGTATTCATGGTCTTGAGACAGGAAGAGTACTCCCTGGTATGAGAAATGTTTATCCAATATTTTTAAATGAAAATTATATTGGAAGTGTAGAGATGTCTTTTGGTATAGAAAAAGTTGAAAATGAAATTGAGAAAATATATACTGATATTTATACACACTTTTTAATAAAAAAGGACAAGTTTGATAAAACAGTATTTGATGAATATAAAGTTTATTATAAAGACAGTATTGAAAATCAAGAATATGTACAATTAAAAAGAGTAGCCAATAAAGATTTTTTTGAAGCTATTAATTTCAACAAACAGTTTTTAGAAAATATTCAATTAAATATGAAAGAAAAAGTTGCTTTCAATCTAGACCTTGCTTTGGGTCATTCTTATAAAGAGCAGATAAAACATAAACATTATGTGGTTTCATTTTTACCAATATTAAATGTAAAAGAAGACAACACTATGTATTTTGTCTTTTATGAATATAACAATAGTTTGAAAGTAATAGAAAGTCATAGATTAAACAAAAAAATACTATTTTCAATTTTATTAATTGGAATATTTTTATTTATTTATCAAATGATGAGAAATAGAGAAATCACATTAAAAGCAAAAAGATATATTGAAAAAGAGAAAGCAAAATATAAAGATTTGATGAGTATAGCATCAGATGGTATACATATTATGGATACCAATGGGAATGTTTATGAGGCAAATAAATCTTTTGCTAAGATGCTAGGTTATAATTCAAAAGAGATTTTAAGTCTAAATGTACGAGATTTTGAAGCTAAATTTACTGAGGAAGAAATACCTAAAAAAATAAATAAACTACTAGAAATGCCACAAACTTTCAACACTGAACATAGAAGAAAAGATGGTACAGTTTTTGATGTTCAAGTAAGTGCAAAGAAAGTAGAGATTGATGGAGAAATATATTTATATGCTTCAACAAGAGATATTACAGAAGAGAGAAATGAGTATAAAAAATTAGAAAAATTTATTGAATTACAAGATAATATTGTAATCATAACAAACTCAAAACAATTAAGTTTTGCAAATAAAAAATTCTTTCAGTTTACAGGTTTTAAAACTTTAGATAATTTTAATAAAAACTTTCAATGTATATGTGATTTATTTGTTGAAAACGATAGGTTTTTTCATCTTGGAAAATTAAAAGAAAATGAAAATTGGATTGAACATATTGAAAAACTTCCACACTCAAAAAGAGTAGTGGGAATATTGATGTATGATTACAACCTTCATGCATTTGCTGTAACTGTAAATAAATTTGAAGATAATCTATATATTTTAAGTTTTACAGATATTACACAAACAATGTTAAATCATATAGAATTAGAAGATAAAACTATTCATGATAAATTAACAAGTGCATACAATAGAGAGTATTTTGAACAACACACTCCTGATATCATAAAATCATTTGTTGTTGATGGGTTTTCATTGGGAATTGCCTTTTTAGACATCGATCATTTTAAAAGAGTTAATGATACATTTGGGCATGATGTTGGAGATGAAGTTTTAATTCATTTTGTAAAAACAATACAAAAATATTCAAGAGAAAATGATATTTTGATTAGATGGGGTGGAGAAGAGTTTATTTTGTTTCTTAGAGTTAACTCAAAAGAGGGGCTTGAAAAAGCTTTAGAACATTTAAGAAAAGTTATTGAGTTAGAGATATTTCCTGTTATTGAAAATATTACTTGTTCTATAGGTGCCTCAGTTTATAAAGAAGATGAAGATATTTACCAAACTATCAAAAGAGCAGATGAAGCTGTTTATGTAGCAAAAAACAATGGAAGAAATAGAGTAGAGATAAATTAA
- a CDS encoding nuclease-related domain-containing protein, translated as MILKEIDKQKEEDIKLLKEKLNLSKNEKQKYLIKQELSKLETGLIGEKETAYFIDFNLKDSENYIIIHDLRLEIDGLTAQIDHLLINKAIGIILLETKNTKAEVTINDDGTMLYKYGKNKSYNQANPLEQSKRHELVLEKILDKYNMKLNILSYVVFLPNVIIKNKTLPKNFLRSDTFYDSIYNEFAHSPKKVLTVAAKIIINKIPSTKEIKNIGNILVSEHKPVNIDYNTKYKIKNDIEEKVEEVIIENSIYNEKNMKKFKNIKNSKKYMGNEMLSFVCISCGKEQRKGLKTFSEKEVFCNHCKM; from the coding sequence GTGATATTAAAAGAGATTGATAAACAAAAAGAAGAAGATATTAAACTTTTAAAAGAAAAGCTAAATTTATCAAAAAATGAAAAGCAAAAATATTTAATAAAACAAGAACTATCCAAATTAGAAACTGGTTTAATTGGAGAAAAAGAGACAGCTTATTTTATAGATTTTAATTTAAAAGATAGTGAAAATTATATAATTATTCATGATTTAAGACTTGAAATAGATGGTTTAACTGCACAAATAGACCATTTGCTTATAAATAAAGCAATAGGAATAATACTACTTGAAACTAAAAATACAAAAGCAGAAGTTACTATAAATGACGATGGAACTATGTTATATAAATATGGAAAAAATAAGAGTTATAATCAAGCAAATCCTTTAGAACAATCTAAAAGACATGAGCTAGTTTTAGAAAAGATCCTAGATAAATACAACATGAAGTTAAATATTTTATCTTATGTAGTATTTTTACCAAATGTAATTATAAAAAATAAAACTCTTCCAAAAAACTTTTTAAGATCAGATACTTTTTATGATTCTATTTATAATGAATTTGCACATAGTCCTAAAAAGGTATTAACAGTTGCCGCAAAAATAATTATAAACAAAATACCATCAACAAAAGAGATTAAAAATATAGGGAATATTTTAGTATCAGAACATAAACCTGTAAATATTGATTATAACACTAAGTATAAAATAAAAAATGATATAGAAGAAAAAGTAGAAGAAGTTATTATTGAAAATAGTATTTACAATGAAAAAAATATGAAAAAATTTAAAAATATTAAAAACTCAAAAAAATATATGGGAAATGAAATGTTAAGTTTTGTTTGTATTAGTTGTGGAAAAGAACAACGAAAAGGATTGAAAACTTTTAGTGAGAAAGAGGTTTTTTGTAATCATTGTAAAATGTAA
- a CDS encoding TM2 domain-containing protein produces MATDFGLEKAKTEQKSVVLAYLLWWFLGWLGIHRLYAGMEKWWLYPVLGLIGAITVFILIGYIILLGLFIWWVIDAVNLHKVIQLQNLEVIENYEKTIQTPMS; encoded by the coding sequence GTGGCAACAGACTTTGGATTAGAAAAAGCAAAAACAGAACAAAAAAGTGTTGTTCTAGCTTATTTACTTTGGTGGTTTCTTGGTTGGTTAGGTATTCACAGATTATATGCTGGGATGGAAAAATGGTGGTTATACCCAGTTCTAGGATTAATTGGGGCTATTACTGTTTTTATACTTATAGGGTATATTATTTTATTGGGATTATTTATCTGGTGGGTTATAGATGCGGTTAATCTACATAAAGTAATTCAACTTCAAAACTTAGAGGTTATAGAAAACTACGAAAAAACAATACAAACTCCAATGTCATAA
- a CDS encoding 3'-5' exonuclease has protein sequence MIILDFETNTMNPQDVIEAAAVKLEFIDGDYKVTDKFHRYYLSRYPVNPYSYEVHRLTPEKIIAHRDGASYSSYFNEDEEFIEFCYGVKTLIAHNINFELRHLDRLVKFENHFCTMKENKHIVKALNKNGNIKNPKLDETCIFYGIEFDPFSYHSATYDVSKTYEILKCMDKKVS, from the coding sequence ATGATTATTTTAGATTTTGAAACAAATACAATGAATCCTCAAGATGTGATAGAAGCTGCTGCTGTAAAACTAGAGTTTATAGATGGTGATTATAAAGTTACAGACAAATTTCATAGATATTATCTTTCACGATATCCTGTTAATCCTTACTCTTATGAGGTTCATAGACTTACACCTGAAAAGATTATTGCACATAGAGATGGGGCTAGTTATAGTTCATATTTTAACGAAGATGAAGAGTTTATTGAGTTTTGTTATGGTGTTAAAACTCTCATAGCTCACAATATAAACTTTGAGCTTAGACATCTTGATAGACTTGTTAAGTTTGAAAATCATTTTTGTACGATGAAAGAAAACAAACATATAGTAAAAGCTTTAAATAAAAATGGCAATATCAAAAATCCAAAACTGGATGAGACTTGTATCTTTTATGGAATTGAGTTTGACCCATTTTCTTATCATAGTGCTACTTATGATGTAAGTAAAACTTACGAGATACTTAAGTGTATGGATAAAAAAGTTTCCTAA
- a CDS encoding AAA domain-containing protein: protein MLKSYELIEKIKNNVLLVKNLKDEKLIVKVYPKNSNEYSTIYLHEIKALEKLVHKNVVKIESSEEDEAYYYLLFKYIQGETISSAFRNLNNDRKKYSFLKTINKILDALNYIHLNNYTHNDLKPNNIIVNYNKEPFLLDFGTATISNTITKSVSELSLWYASPEQKNNLDVDLRSDFYSLGVTIIETLVEEQLFDKFIEKKISLDELINSIDFFADGKNEELINILKQMTYEDRSYRFDNAKEIITRINNILSFFNFENEYELNLSETVKSQLIEDYNKSPWDILEFINEKLNNEIKYVEYGKDQEDRDQVKICTNDLVFYCGIKSNDHFYVFRYSQRVPDSIKQNGHILEDKFILSEGRPLSKYNSTDELIDKLIRLDKKETREKEERKEKKDFLTKTEQQLKIERAILDKKNISLYAYTKNIKKAKKEFTAKVINQSNIKIKKEHLKSTIEEKFVHKLFDDGFIDDPNNQDLLELLNSLIENFFFENNKNDIAKKLSIIQKKEQKVVKNILISRYEEIKSNMKKLEFNASLLFFMYPEYLIKQKEEDDFFEQNDDVIVEGVNKKNKFNSQCYVQNTNVIKKEINLKHDKEISKIPDEIKISFDYARSSGVLNKQEYSIKDLKSNNTIIDNLLGKISNPNSLAPKREIPKIDREFLINKRLDENQKEAVEKALSLEMGEYLVIQGPPGTGKTTVITEIIQQILKRNKLAKILVTSQSNQAVDNVLEKICKDENKIVRFGNDKSKFSDTALKYHEESVFYSYLQEIKKRLESDNTNYFLKGEKLDSIHKRWKSTILQGDDELKTLLFKKIRVIFGTLVGISSWQDFRSIEFDYIIVDEAGRATLPELMIPLRKAKKFILVGDHNQLPPIVDDTVLSKMTDYNKKDLETTLFEELYEKIEHNDFKHFLKYNYRSHSSIAKLYSEVFYSGNIETKDDLVREHQLGFEKKVYLYNTSNIEDRFDKQRGTGKINDANKKVIIKILEELQLNATKYDKYKSVGIITPYLVQRDNLRTSIGQLKSKFDKLDIAINSVDAFQGSDRDIIIYDMVRSQSDSRVNIEFIADEKRLNVALSRTKELLFLVGDANFIYSCNLKEGDNPFKKIIELINQNKDYYEIKEVTDE, encoded by the coding sequence TTGTTAAAAAGTTACGAATTAATTGAAAAAATAAAAAATAATGTATTATTAGTAAAAAATCTTAAGGATGAAAAGTTAATAGTAAAAGTATATCCAAAAAATAGTAATGAATATTCTACAATTTATCTTCATGAGATAAAAGCTTTAGAAAAGCTAGTTCATAAAAATGTAGTGAAAATTGAAAGTTCAGAGGAAGATGAAGCTTATTATTATTTATTATTTAAGTATATTCAAGGTGAAACTATTTCTTCTGCATTTAGGAATTTAAATAATGATAGAAAAAAATATAGTTTTTTAAAAACTATAAATAAAATATTGGATGCATTAAATTATATTCATTTGAATAATTACACTCATAATGATTTAAAGCCAAATAATATTATAGTAAATTACAACAAAGAACCTTTTTTATTAGATTTTGGGACAGCAACTATTTCAAATACTATCACTAAATCAGTAAGTGAATTATCATTATGGTATGCGAGTCCTGAACAGAAGAATAATCTAGATGTAGATTTACGTTCAGATTTTTATTCTTTGGGTGTTACAATAATTGAAACTTTAGTAGAAGAACAATTATTTGATAAATTCATTGAAAAGAAAATATCTCTAGATGAGTTAATAAATAGTATAGATTTTTTTGCAGATGGTAAAAATGAAGAATTAATAAATATTCTAAAACAAATGACTTATGAAGATAGAAGCTATAGGTTTGACAATGCTAAAGAAATTATCACTCGTATAAACAATATTTTGAGTTTCTTTAATTTTGAAAATGAATATGAGTTAAACCTTAGTGAAACAGTAAAAAGTCAATTAATTGAAGACTATAATAAATCTCCTTGGGATATATTAGAATTTATAAATGAGAAACTTAATAATGAAATCAAATATGTAGAATATGGTAAAGATCAAGAAGACAGGGATCAAGTAAAAATTTGTACTAATGATTTAGTATTTTATTGTGGCATTAAAAGTAATGATCACTTTTATGTTTTTAGATATTCTCAAAGAGTACCAGATTCGATTAAACAAAATGGACATATATTAGAAGATAAATTTATATTATCAGAAGGACGTCCTTTATCTAAATATAATTCAACTGATGAATTAATTGATAAGCTAATTAGATTAGATAAAAAAGAAACAAGAGAAAAAGAAGAAAGAAAAGAAAAAAAAGATTTTTTAACAAAAACAGAACAGCAGTTAAAAATTGAAAGAGCAATTCTAGATAAAAAGAATATTTCATTATATGCATATACCAAAAACATAAAGAAGGCAAAAAAAGAGTTTACAGCAAAAGTCATTAATCAATCAAATATTAAGATTAAAAAAGAGCATTTAAAAAGTACAATAGAAGAAAAATTTGTACATAAACTATTTGATGATGGTTTTATTGATGATCCTAATAATCAAGATTTACTGGAGTTATTAAATAGTTTGATTGAAAACTTCTTTTTTGAAAATAATAAAAATGATATAGCAAAAAAACTTTCAATCATTCAAAAAAAAGAACAAAAAGTTGTAAAGAATATATTAATTTCAAGATATGAAGAAATTAAAAGTAATATGAAAAAACTTGAATTTAATGCAAGTTTATTATTCTTTATGTATCCAGAGTATTTAATTAAGCAAAAAGAAGAGGATGATTTTTTTGAACAAAATGATGATGTAATAGTTGAGGGAGTAAATAAAAAAAATAAGTTTAATTCACAATGTTATGTACAAAACACAAATGTTATAAAAAAAGAAATAAATTTAAAACATGATAAAGAAATATCAAAAATACCAGATGAAATAAAAATATCTTTTGATTATGCTCGTAGTAGTGGAGTATTAAATAAGCAAGAATATTCAATAAAGGATTTAAAAAGCAATAATACGATTATTGATAACTTACTGGGTAAGATTTCTAATCCAAACTCTCTTGCACCCAAAAGAGAAATTCCTAAAATAGATAGAGAGTTTCTAATTAATAAAAGATTAGATGAAAATCAAAAAGAAGCAGTTGAAAAGGCTCTTAGTTTAGAAATGGGTGAATACCTTGTTATTCAAGGACCTCCAGGAACAGGTAAAACTACAGTAATAACAGAAATAATTCAACAAATTTTGAAAAGAAATAAGTTAGCTAAAATTTTGGTTACTTCACAATCTAATCAAGCAGTAGATAATGTATTGGAAAAAATATGTAAAGATGAAAATAAAATTGTTAGATTTGGTAATGATAAAAGTAAATTTTCTGATACAGCACTAAAATATCATGAAGAATCAGTTTTTTATAGTTATTTACAAGAAATTAAAAAAAGGTTGGAAAGTGATAATACAAATTACTTTTTAAAAGGAGAAAAATTAGACTCTATTCATAAAAGATGGAAAAGTACTATACTTCAAGGTGATGATGAGTTAAAAACACTTTTATTTAAAAAAATAAGAGTAATTTTTGGAACTTTAGTTGGAATAAGTAGTTGGCAAGATTTTAGAAGTATAGAGTTTGATTATATTATTGTTGATGAAGCAGGTAGAGCAACTTTGCCTGAGTTGATGATACCACTTAGAAAAGCAAAAAAATTTATTTTAGTAGGAGATCATAATCAATTGCCACCAATTGTTGATGATACTGTTCTATCAAAAATGACTGATTACAATAAAAAAGATTTAGAAACAACACTATTTGAAGAATTATATGAAAAAATAGAGCATAATGATTTTAAACATTTTTTAAAATATAATTATCGTTCACATTCAAGTATTGCTAAATTGTACAGTGAAGTATTCTATTCTGGAAATATTGAAACTAAAGATGATTTAGTTAGAGAACATCAGCTAGGCTTTGAAAAGAAAGTTTATTTATATAATACTTCAAATATTGAAGATAGATTTGATAAACAAAGAGGTACGGGGAAAATTAATGATGCAAATAAAAAAGTTATTATAAAAATTTTAGAAGAACTTCAATTAAATGCAACAAAATATGATAAATATAAATCTGTAGGAATTATTACACCTTATTTGGTTCAACGGGATAATTTACGAACTTCTATTGGACAATTAAAATCAAAATTTGATAAATTAGACATTGCCATTAACTCAGTAGATGCATTTCAAGGAAGTGATAGGGATATAATTATTTATGATATGGTACGAAGTCAATCTGACTCAAGAGTAAATATAGAGTTTATTGCTGATGAGAAGAGGTTAAATGTTGCCCTTTCAAGAACAAAAGAGTTATTGTTTTTAGTTGGAGATGCAAATTTTATTTATAGTTGTAATTTAAAAGAAGGCGATAATCCATTTAAAAAAATTATTGAATTGATTAATCAAAATAAAGATTACTATGAAATTAAAGAGGTGACGGATGAATAA
- a CDS encoding DUF2779 domain-containing protein, with the protein MNLSKSLYTKGIQCPKALWLKKYKPSVLTPPDEQAQAIFETGNVVGDLACQLFPDGREVPYTTKYDEMITTTKEWMEEGVSNIYEATFNYEGILIMVDILTVESDAVSIYEVKSSTEVKDIYLHDVSIQYYVLENLGFSIKSANVVHINNEYVRGESLELEKLFKIVDVTSEVQSLQSNIPSILKEFETYLEDKLNEPDIDIGKHCNKPYECDAKNYCWKCQRDIPEYSIFNIFNLGSKKQVELYNQGIIDIEDIPEDFDMTANQAQAVENYKSKASYIDKENIKAFLENLTYPIYHLDFETYQQAIPQYKGIKPFEQIPFQYSLHIEYEDGTLEHKEYLSKDSVDSRYELALKLCKDIPSDVTVLAYNMSFEKGVIKRLANLFPDLSSHLLAINENMQDLMVPFQKKWYVTPSMQGSYSIKYVLPALVPEFEKAYKELDGVQNGSQAMNTFANLSKLDEVSKEKMRTSLLEYCNLDTLAMVKILEKLKGIK; encoded by the coding sequence ATGAACCTATCTAAATCCCTATACACAAAAGGCATCCAATGCCCCAAAGCACTTTGGCTTAAAAAATACAAGCCAAGTGTCTTAACACCACCAGATGAACAAGCACAGGCTATATTTGAAACTGGAAATGTAGTAGGAGACTTAGCTTGCCAACTTTTCCCTGATGGTAGAGAAGTGCCATACACTACAAAGTATGATGAGATGATAACTACTACAAAAGAGTGGATGGAAGAGGGTGTATCAAATATCTACGAAGCTACTTTTAACTATGAGGGCATACTTATCATGGTTGATATTTTAACTGTAGAAAGTGATGCTGTATCTATCTATGAGGTTAAAAGCTCAACTGAAGTAAAAGATATATATCTTCATGATGTATCTATTCAGTATTATGTTTTAGAAAACTTAGGCTTTAGTATAAAAAGTGCAAATGTAGTACATATAAACAACGAATATGTAAGAGGTGAGTCTTTAGAGTTAGAGAAGCTTTTTAAGATAGTTGATGTCACAAGTGAAGTGCAAAGTTTACAGTCAAATATCCCAAGCATATTAAAAGAGTTTGAAACTTATCTAGAAGATAAACTAAATGAGCCAGATATAGATATAGGAAAACATTGTAACAAACCTTATGAGTGTGATGCTAAAAACTATTGTTGGAAGTGTCAGCGAGATATACCTGAGTATTCTATCTTTAATATTTTCAATCTAGGAAGTAAAAAGCAAGTAGAATTATACAATCAAGGTATCATAGATATAGAAGATATTCCAGAAGATTTTGATATGACTGCAAATCAAGCTCAAGCAGTAGAAAACTACAAATCAAAAGCAAGCTATATAGACAAAGAAAATATCAAAGCCTTTTTAGAAAACCTCACATACCCAATCTATCACTTAGACTTTGAAACCTACCAACAAGCCATACCACAATACAAAGGAATAAAACCCTTCGAGCAAATCCCTTTTCAATATTCACTTCATATTGAGTATGAAGATGGAACTTTAGAGCATAAAGAGTATTTGAGCAAGGATAGCGTAGATAGTAGATATGAGTTAGCATTAAAACTATGTAAAGATATCCCAAGTGATGTTACAGTATTAGCTTACAATATGAGTTTTGAAAAAGGTGTGATAAAAAGACTAGCAAACCTTTTCCCTGACTTAAGCTCACACCTACTAGCCATAAATGAAAATATGCAAGACCTAATGGTACCTTTCCAAAAGAAATGGTACGTAACACCAAGTATGCAAGGAAGTTACTCTATAAAGTATGTACTTCCAGCACTTGTACCAGAATTTGAAAAAGCTTACAAAGAGTTAGATGGTGTACAAAATGGAAGCCAAGCTATGAATACCTTTGCAAATCTTAGTAAACTTGATGAGGTAAGTAAAGAGAAAATGAGAACTTCACTTTTAGAGTATTGTAATCTTGATACTTTGGCTATGGTGAAGATATTGGAAAAGTTAAAGGGTATAAAGTGA
- a CDS encoding LLM class flavin-dependent oxidoreductase, whose amino-acid sequence MNDKKIPLSVLDLIPVGEGFTIPQAIENSTKLAQGVEEFGFTRYWVAEHHNFPGIASAATSVILSYIGSQTKNIRIGSGGIMLPNHSPLVIAEQFGTLESLYPNRIDLGLGRAPGTDRQTMMALRRDINNDDFPSMLQYLQYYLSDEAGKKGIKAIPGFGLDIPIWLLGSSTFSAQLAAQKGLPFVFASHFAPDLMDDAIRIYNENFKPSAQLKEPYVMVCINIVCANTNEEAQYLATTELQKFLYLHRGDNKQLPQPTEDMNSLWEEWEERGIRHKTRESIWGTQEYVKERIERLIERTGANEIMVNSMIHDPDKRIKSYELISKVWFSK is encoded by the coding sequence ATGAATGATAAAAAAATACCATTATCAGTATTAGATTTAATTCCAGTAGGTGAGGGCTTCACCATACCTCAAGCTATTGAAAACAGCACAAAACTTGCCCAAGGGGTTGAGGAGTTTGGATTTACTCGTTATTGGGTGGCTGAACATCACAATTTCCCAGGAATAGCCAGTGCTGCTACTTCTGTTATCTTAAGTTATATTGGGTCACAAACTAAGAATATAAGAATAGGTTCGGGTGGGATTATGTTACCTAATCATTCCCCTTTAGTTATTGCAGAGCAATTTGGTACCTTAGAGTCTTTATATCCAAATAGAATAGATTTAGGACTAGGTAGAGCTCCTGGTACTGATAGACAAACAATGATGGCATTAAGACGAGATATTAATAATGACGATTTTCCTTCGATGCTTCAATACTTACAATACTATTTATCTGACGAAGCAGGAAAAAAAGGGATAAAAGCAATACCTGGATTCGGATTAGATATTCCTATTTGGTTACTTGGTTCTAGCACCTTTAGTGCACAATTAGCTGCCCAAAAAGGTTTACCTTTTGTTTTTGCTTCGCATTTCGCACCTGATTTGATGGATGATGCTATAAGAATATATAATGAAAACTTTAAACCATCTGCTCAACTAAAAGAGCCTTATGTAATGGTTTGTATCAATATTGTATGTGCCAATACAAATGAAGAAGCTCAATATTTAGCTACAACAGAACTTCAAAAATTTCTTTATCTTCATAGAGGAGACAATAAACAATTACCACAACCGACAGAAGATATGAATAGCTTATGGGAAGAGTGGGAAGAACGAGGTATAAGACACAAGACAAGAGAATCTATCTGGGGAACACAAGAATATGTTAAAGAAAGAATTGAACGTCTTATTGAAAGAACTGGTGCAAATGAAATCATGGTAAACTCAATGATACATGATCCAGACAAAAGAATAAAATCATATGAACTTATCTCAAAAGTTTGGTTTTCTAAATGA